One genomic segment of Stigmatopora argus isolate UIUO_Sarg chromosome 18, RoL_Sarg_1.0, whole genome shotgun sequence includes these proteins:
- the LOC144092487 gene encoding uncharacterized protein LOC144092487, with the protein MAEEATGKTIEQLRLERAKAERAFFNQARYLRKEARKLEKSKLLREYNRFYAQAREVDNTNSDYELGLLAERGGSEEDIGGILEKIKKTQEDCDTKLTEVREIVQLSLWERCGRTELTSAMAEAEIYCGHALRTPVTAACNDAYERQVTHARRSILELMTAFKEWEEWIPKEERPTWEKRLQDLKEKRVTINTREAEHLQMSKEEGAEQEGTLRTKPAEQAPGLKIKATSLPKFEGSRRDFYPWKRTWESLQKQGEPTGSKEARRLQLLESVDGRICRDLGLYTCQTAEDIFRMLENRFGNKTTIALEIVEDLEKIPILTLDQPRKVIDMIRAIEKALNDLIEIDNTAAIKNLLVIRSIERKLPERIKMNWLDFMTNQANGVTPDNHFDSLLGYLKGQEGVLERAEQLNTPLKPERRSGEPRQSEPRRYASTKSTSKGGCVVCGEEGHGEKLFFCKAFKNLKPKDKLSAVERLGACKKCLGCHKDESECRDTYLCRKQSCKRDHHFFLCQKGNAIPRPNTGRLELTERQQRFVSGLSPEAAEEWKSAFTNVSARSLCTDKSAAMGHGEGEELPVMLMLLEVTANAGQKIGTLIDLASDTNYITHSAAKRLNLRSEKVTLLVHGVGGMVLKERTKKYQLRVRIKTPTGTLRAHELTCYGLEEIAKISRTVKPEELKGFFPEASLEDLHRPEQVELLIGHREGRLAPQRVKVIGDLVLWDGPLGKTVGGTHPDLFEEESVAARTSKTHFARSMRATAVKYQELRESKEFKAETRSTVTDKEFLNWWKWDSIGAACEPKCGGCRCGNCQPGGKEMTLSEERELEVIRKGLTYVTTDDHVNQPHWDTKYPWIEDPISLPYNRSGVEATFLRTEKQLKKEPKWKVAYASQVHEMVERRAAKKLSKEMITNWRGPVWYVSHLVAPNPHSVTTPVRLVWNSSQKFKGLSMNDILLKGPDVLNPIRAVLLRFRRGVHAALGDIKKMYNSVWLEEPEMHLHRFLWRDTEESEIEEYAITRVNIGDRPAGCIAQLAMRETAKLPMFAHLKEECRILEEDSYVDDVLTSHNDLEKLDGYTKRVEEILKAGGFILKPWLRSGQSGREILTAGASSSNILILPNQRRGEDDKALGVGYIVESDKLYTMTSVNFSKRRKKMRVGQNLLGEEVRENTPKPLTRRQLLSQVAGLYDPIGLVTPAKQKGAILVRKAFQEAGTSRTQDTWDKPLSEKLREEAIQLFEEYVRLSQVTFHRSLTPRNWTRKPWGVTFSDGSDQSYGAVVYLRWETATGIEVRLVESKAKLSPLDQKGEPVKAEICGAVYAARLRRYIEKHSRMEIERWIHLVDSQTVLGAIQRDSYGYQTFANRVGEIQKTTSVDDWWWIQGDLNVADMLTRGVAPEDLREGSAWQDGPEFLRLPIEEWPKKSAKEVAAHAREGINKLQRKSFTAVQTRSQTRGRTSDAPSAGTSNPTHATNGGDPTRGCKRR; encoded by the coding sequence ATGGCGGAAGAAGCCACTGGGAAAACAATTGAGCAGCTAAGGCTCGAAAGGGCCAAAGCAGAAAGAGCCTTCTTCAATCAAGCCAGGTACCTAAGGAAAGAGGCAAGAAAACTGGAGAAATCAAAGTTGCTGAGGGAATACAATAGGTTCTATGCACAAGCACGAGAGGTAGATAACACCAATAGCGATTACGAACTCGGCCTCCTTGCCGAACGGGGAGGTTCTGAGGAAGATATCGGAGGAATATTGGAGAAAATAAAGAAGACCCAAGAAGACTGTGATACCAAGCTGACAGAAGTAAGGGAGATAGTACAATTAAGTCTCTGGGAGAGATGCGGCAGGACTGAGCTCACGTCTGCAATGGCGGAAGCAGAAATATACTGCGGACACGCCCTTAGGACCCCAGTGACTGCGGCGTGTAATGATGCCTATGAACGGCAAGTAACCCATGCTAGAAGAAGCATACTTGAGCTCATGACAGCGTTCAAGGAATGGGAAGAATGGATCCCAAAAGAAGAAAGACCCACCTGGGAGAAAAGACTACAAGACCTAAAAGAAAAGCGGGTCACCATCAATACAAGGGAGGCAGAACACCTACAAATGTCCAAGGAGGAGGGAGCAGAACAAGAAGGAACCCTCCgaacaaagcctgcagaacaggCACCCGGTCTCAAAATTAAGGCCACAAGTCTGCCCAAATTCGAGGGCTCCAGAAGAGATTTCTACCCGTGGAAGAGGACCTGGGAAAGCCTTCAGAAACAAGGCGAGCCAACTGGCTCGAAGGAAGCCCGAAGGCTCCAACTCCTTGAAAGTGTGGACGGGAGAATCTGCAGAGACCTAGGCCTGTACACCTGTCAGACCGCCGAAGACATATTCAGGATGCTGGAAAACcgatttggaaacaaaacaacaatagccTTGGAGATCGTTGAAGACCTGGAAAAAATCCCCATCCTGACATTAGACCAACCCCGGAAAGTGATTGACATGATCCGAGCAATCGAAAAGGCCCTCAACGATCTCATAGAAATCGACAACACTGCAGCCATCAAAAATCTGCTTGTAATCAGATCAATAGAGAGGAAATTACCAGAAAGAATAAAGATGAACTGGTTAGACTTCATGACCAACCAAGCTAATGGAGTCACCCCAGACAACCACTTTGACAGCCTCCTAGGGTACCTGAAGGGCCAAGAGGGGGTCTTGGAGAGGGCCGAGCAGCTTAATACACCTCTGAAGCCCGAGAGAAGATCAGGGGAACCGAGGCAAAGCGAACCCAGAAGGTACGCCTCAACCAAGTCCACGAGCAAAGGGGGATGTGTCGTCTGCGGGGAAGAGGGGCACGGAGAGAAGCTGTTCTTCTGCAAGGCGTTCAAAAACCTGAAACCGAAAGACAAGTTGAGTGCAGTTGAAAGGTTGGGAGCCTGCAAAAAGTGCCTAGGGTGTCACAAGGATGAAAGCGAATGCAGGGACACTTACTTGTGCAGGAAACAGAGCTGCAAGAGAGACCATCACTTTTTCCTGTGTCAAAAAGGAAACGCAATACCAAGACCAAACACGGGGAGGCTCGAATTGACAGAACGACAACAGCGATTCGTGTCTGGACTGTCCCCCGAAGCGGCAGAAGAATGGAAGAGTGCCTTCACCAATGTTTCGGCAAGGTCGCTCTGCACCGACAAGTCTGCAGCAATGGGGCATGGTGAAGGAGAGGAACTCCCAGTGATGCTTATGCTCCTCGAAGTAACAGCCAATGCAGGTCAGAAGATCGGAACACTGATTGACTTGGCATCTGACACAAACTACATTACCCATAGCGCAGCCAAGAGACTCAACCTCAGAAGCGAGAAGGTCACTCTATTGGTCCACGGTGTTGGGGGGATGGTTCTGAAAGAGAGAACAAAAAAGTACCAGCTCCGAGTGAGAATCAAGACACCCACAGGGACGCTAAGGGCCCATGAACTCACCTGTTACGGCTTGGAAGAAATAGCCAAGATAAGTAGGACCGTCAAACCTGAAGAACTGAAAGGGTTCTTCCCAGAAGCCAGCTTAGAGGACCTGCACAGACCAGAGCAGGTCGAGCTCCTCATCGGTCACCGGGAAGGACGCCTCGCACCACAGAGGGTGAAAGTGATCGGCGACCTCGTCTTATGGGACGGACCATTGGGGAAGACCGTTGGTGGAACGCACCCAGACCTCTTTGAGGAAGAGAGTGTGGCAGCTCGCACATCCAAAACACACTTTGCACGGTCCATGAGGGCCACGGCTGTGAAATACCAAGAACTCAGAGAATCAAAGGAATTCAAAGCTGAAACTAGAAGCACTGTCACAGACAAAGAATTCCTCAACTGGTGGAAATGGGACAGTATTGGGGCAGCCTGCGAACCAAAGTGTGGAGGATGCAGATGTGGAAACTGCCAGCCGGGAGGCAAGGAGATGACACTGAGCGAGGAGAGAGAGCTGGAAGTCATCAGAAAAGGCCTCACCTATGTCACCACTGATGATCACGTCAACCAACCTCACTGGGATACGAAATACCCATGGATCGAAGACCCCATTTCTCTACCCTACAACAGAAGTGGAGTAGAAGCAACCTTTCTGAGGACAGAAAAACAACTCAAGAAAGAACCCAAGTGGAAAGTGGCATACGCATCCCAAGTCCATGAAATGGTGGAAAGAAGAGCAGCGAAGAAACTCAGCAAAGAAATGATCACCAATTGGAGAGGACCGGTGTGGTACGTTAGCCACTTGGTAGCGCCAAACCCTCACTCCGTTACCACACCAGTGCGCCTAGTCTGGAACAGCAGCCAGAAGTTCAAGGGACTCAGCATGAACGATATCCTGTTGAAAGGACCAGACGTCCTCAACCCAATCCGAGCAGTTTTACTCAGATTCCGAAGAGGAGTGCATGCAGCCCTTGGAGACATCAAGAAGATGTACAACTCAGTGTGGTTGGAAGAACCAGAAATGCACCTACACAGATTTCTTTGGAGAGACACCGAAGAAAGTGAAATTGAGGAGTATGCCATCACCCGAGTCAACATTGGCGATCGTCCAGCAGGATGCATTGCACAGCTGGCGATGAGAGAGACTGCAAAGCTACCCATGTTTGCTCACCTAAAAGAGGAGTGCAGAATCCTGGAGGAAGACTCTTACGTTGACGATGTGCTGACCTCTCATAACGACTTGGAAAAACTGGATGGATACACCAAAAGGGTTGAAGAGATCCTGAAAGCAGGTGGCTTCATCCTCAAGCCCTGGCTCCGGTCAGGCCAAAGTGGGAGGGAGATACTCACAGCAGGAGCATCTTCCAGCAATATACTCATTCTACCAAAtcaaagaagaggagaagacGACAAAGCCCTTGGAGTCGGCTACATTGTCGAAAGCGACAAACTGTACACCATGACCTCAGTTAACTTCTctaagagaagaaagaaaatgagagtgGGTCAAAACCTCCTGGGAGAGGAGGTGAGAGAAAACACCCCCAAACCACTGACCAGGAGACAATTACTAAGCCAGGTAGCTGGCCTCTATGATCCGATAGGCCTTGTCACCCCCGCCAAACAGAAGGGTGCCATTCTCGTCaggaaagctttccaagaaGCTGGAACCAGCAGAACCCAAGACACGTGGGACAAACCTCTATCTGAAAAGTTAAGGGAAGAAGCAATCCAGTTATTTGAAGAATACGTCCGTCTCAGCCAAGTTACCTTCCACAGGAGCCTCACGCCACGGAACTGGACCCGAAAACCGTGGGGAGTGACATTCTCTGACGGAAGTGACCAGAGTTACGGGGCCGTGGTGTACCTCAGATGGGAGACAGCGACGGGCATCGAAGTCAGACTCGTCGAGTCCAAGGCGAAACTATCACCACTTGACCAGAAGGGAGAACCAGTGAAAGCTGAGATATGTGGCGCTGTCTATGCAGCTCGTCTCAGGAGATACATCGAAAAGCACAGTCGAATGGAGATTGAGAGATGGATCCACCTAGTggacagtcaaactgtgttaGGAGCAATCCAAAGAGACAGTTACGGATATCAAACCTTCGCGAACAGAGTTGGAGAAATTCAGAAGACCACGTCCGTTGACGACTGGTGGTGGATCCAGGGAGACCTCAATGTAGCGGACATGCTAACAAGAGGAGTTGCCCCGGAGGACCTCAGAGAGGGCTCCGCGTGGCAAGACGGACCCGAATTCCTAAGGCTGCCCATAGAGGAGTGGCCAAAGAAGTCGGCCAAAGAAGTCGCTGCCCATGCAAGGGAAGGAATCAACAAACTCCAAAGGAAGTCCTTCACTGCCGTACAGACCAGGTCACAGACGAGAGGAAGGACGAGCGATGCACCATCTGCCGGAACAAGTAATCCGACCCATGCCACGAATGGGGGAGATCCCACGAGGGGCTGCAAACGGAGATGA